The Gossypium hirsutum isolate 1008001.06 chromosome A03, Gossypium_hirsutum_v2.1, whole genome shotgun sequence genome contains the following window.
ataatatgtttttattattcaaattgaaTTCAAACCGGGCCAAACTGACACAGCCCATAGACAGATCTAAATGGCACCATCTCAAGACCTTATTTACCAGCACTCAAAGTCAACTTAAATTTGGAATAAATGGGCTTAATAAATAGGCTCGGACTGCAAAGTAGACCATCATATCATGTCTATGAGCCCTAATCTCCTGTTGGGCTCCACTTGTGAAGTGGGTCTTTTAAGCTTCTAGGCTTAGCTTTTAGGTTGAGTTATCACTCATCTCTTCGGCTCCGTCAAAgtttactttctttctttctttcttttcttaaataataaaattcttttCACCCCACGTAACCATCTCAGTATTATATGTCCAACTTGATATTAAAAACACTACACAATTTGGACTGAATAAAAGAatgtataaaaagaaaaaatatataaattataaggaaaaatgtaaaaaaaaattaaaatatatgttttcgatttaataagtaataataataatgtcgaTCAAGTCATGGTGaatcaatgatttttttttgttgatttcaaGTTCTAGTTCACGTGAAATTGAGTTTCAACAATCTGTTactcttataaaaaaataaaaatttttgttataaatattttattattaaatagatgtTCATTAagatcaatataatttttttaatgaactGTAACActccaatttttagtggtgtcagaaatagtgatttaggatcactaaatccgacaagtaagtttgaaaatttaataaattaataattatgggtcaaatgtgaatttagaagaatttttgaattagtgaattttgtgatttaaaaaaaaagaatttaataggtaaattgAGTCTAAAACGAgatatcgagacctcaaatttataagccaagccataaatatttttataaatatttatggagtgttattgagttagcattaaagtttcgttaggaaattttaatgtttggatagtcagttaattaaaaatgactaaattgaaaatagtgcaaaatttgttaaattgtgagtaaataacttaagtatttaaaaagagagATTTAAATAGCAATTATGCCCAAAGGATAATGGTTGGACGGTTTGGCcgtgaaataagcaagaaaataatgtgaataaggggcaaaattggaaatagaataaaagttagtagttaaaaatgatgaaattaaaaaatctagacatttcttcatcttttctcAGCCAAAAACGCCATAGCAGGTCTCCTAttctggtttttcatatttttacaccatATCAAGAATCCGAAGTGAAtcgtgaaaaagagaaaatagcctattagtccctaaacttgtacgacttttgcaaatttactcaggtaagttcatatggctaaattcaatgttttgttataaaaatttcatgaatacTATGGTATGCTATTTCATATGAATGCTATTAAATTGTGATAATTGCGAAATAATATTTGAGAAAAAGTACAAATTAGGTGGAACAATAGatttgagtactttcgttcagtggctaagatgaattgatggaaaagaccatgattggaccatggcaacatgtgatatgtgatttccgtataagaccgtagttgggctatggcatcggtgtgatatgtgcttcCATATAAGACAATAACTGGGTTATGACATCAGTGTAATGTGATTATGTGCTTCCATATAAGATTATATATGAGATATgacatcggtgtgatatgtgattctttataagaccatatctgggatatgacatcagtgtgatatgtgatccgtgtaagaccatggttgggctatggcttcggtgtgtgatatgtgattatgtgcaAGATCATAGTTATATTATGACATtgtgaaaacgaagtactcaatttcgTAACTATTCCCTAAATTGATTAAGAAAAGTAAGCGATAAATGGACCCAAGAGattgaaattgattatttattgatATTGAGCTCAATCAAGTAAAATTTGTCATTGATTTTGTGATTGGCAAGAAGAATTAGTGAaattatatattgtataattgtTATAAGATATTCGGTAAGAATTATTTTCTATGcccatgaacttactaagtttacATAAGCTTACTCCTGTgtgtttaatgttctttgtagattgatGTGAAATAAGTGGATCAGATTAACACATCAGGGCATACTATCTAGATTACTTTGGTAAATTTTATTGTGCATCttaggtttatatggcatgtatagggtttaattgaaaaGAAGTGaaagtgttataaacttagttatcaacatttttcactaaaataggtttggacagcagtagtagtccaactttaaaaattcaccgaaaattatgaaaattgaattagaggttggataaaatatagaattaaattatattgagtctagttttatatagaagaaacggtgtaagcataagaattttattttatgagatatttgaatttttgtgagacaaggtagATTGTTttcagaatcccctgttctgatttgggaaaattattaataattatgggttataatttatatgcttaaaatccttgatgagtatattttttaaagaaataaacagGAACTTCATCCGAATCCgatatgaggagataattaattttcagTGGAGAGGGGTCGGAattgtcagacagcgaaacaggggagactttaaagaataaattatacttattggctagaccaaaaattctgaaaattttatggtaagaagatatgtgagtctagtttcagaaaaaattagcgaatcttaatttggagtttcgtagctcaagatataaataatttagtgactatgactcaagtggacagtttcGCTATGAATAGTAAATATcatgaattatttgaaaatgttctaaaatttctggtaatgctccgtaaccctattccagtgtttggttcgggttagggatgttacatgaaTGGTCTGTTTTGATTAAAATGGGcttgaaataaaaaacaaatacacAACAAATACAGATAGAAAAAGAAGTTCAAACAATAAAGAAACAAGCAAAACACGGTGCAAATCTAGAAGCTTCGTCCAAACCCTTCAGTGACCAGCAAAACTTAAAACGACCAAAAATCATTTCAAGATCTTGCAATCAGAGCCACCAAACAATGGAAGGGAGTTGAGAATTACTTTTAGAGTAACAAAAGTTCTAGACCCAAAACCACGAATAGTAGAGGAGGGCAACTACGGTGGACAATTGAAACAATGGTCTAAATCTGCCATTTCCAGAGCTTGAAACAGAGCATCTTCAACCCAGAAAAAGTCTTCAAATCTTTTCATCCCTTCACCCGTCATCTCACACGCCGCTGCATTCCTTTCTCTCGCAATGAACTCAAAACCACATGCATTAGGACTCTAATATTCATTAGAAGTagagtttttatattatttatattcttatttctataaatatacaCTTTAGAAAAATATGGTAGATATCCCTATTTATGAATAAAAATACGCTCTCTttagatatttaaatattttgatttttaaattcttgtaatttgattaaaattacgAAAGTGTTATTAACCTACTAGTGTTGATTAAAAGGAAATTTAATAGGTTCTAACTGAGTCTTATTAACCTACTATCGTTTAATGattgtattatatcttttaaatcaaaattataaatacttTGATTAAAGTGCCGtgatattttataacatatatatggtATCAAATTTTAGTACAATGTATATCAAATAACTTCCAAGCATCGTATGattttactattaatttataaatgttattatgaaaGTAGAATTATTTTTGCATGCTTGAGATAATAGCTAGGGTGATGATAATGTTAAAAATCTTCAAGTATATTTCACTATGATTTATCTTGTTATGGCATATTTATTATAACTGTAGACTAATCATGACAAAAATGTGAACATATAGATTTTGAAATGAAATACATGTATGTTTGCGATGgttattatgaaaaaaaatatgttagTACTTGCATTATGTCAAATTTTTATATTGAGATGTGAGCTTTATCCatataaatgtttaattgtgAAATATCCACTTTGGATTAGTTTAATGGTTTAAATTAGGCATAATTTTATTAGCCTAATGATTTAAACAggcataataacttatttaatcctctaattttacaaaaagtcattttagcctGCCATTTTTTTAGtcattaaacttgtatttttttgtgaaatcacccaaaaatgaacgaaaaattaatatttttttaactttgtcgACATTGCATACACGTAAATGACacgtcaacatttaattaatttttagaatttaaaaatgaaaaaaaccatttaaaaaaaataaaaattattaatattattataaaaattataaaaatatttaatatttaatatttttttaattttaaaaaattaggcgTGATATTTACGTGACAATCCATATGTAAACTACATCAGCCAAGTTAACAATCATTaacttttctatttattttgggatgatttgacaaaaaaataaatttaaaaactaaaagaaataaacattttaacaaagggttaaaatgatgttttcttttttaagtttaatggcaaaatagattattttacgtttaaaatacatttagaattacaatttttaataacattttcatttaataggtaaaaaataaataaaagtatcaTTATTACTATAATCcctacattttaaaaaaaattactttccaaaaacattttataaaatattaaataccaATTTAGgtaataaaagtaaaaccctTTGACTTTTACAAAAGATTTAAAGTTAAGTTGAAGTTTCTAGAAATCCATCATCattatttaaaagataaatattaaaattagatattaattttaatttaatatataattatatataaatttataaatatttaaaattttaattttgatttaattaaatatattttaaaaaataatatatcaatttatttttatattaaataaatatataatatataaatataaaatagtgttttataatgttaattatttataaaagattgaattaaataaaaaatttacatataaaattacataaaataaaagttgatatatataattacaaaaatCGTAGTTGATGTATAATTTGAGGTTTTTCTTCAATCTAATAATAATATTCTTATCTTGTTGTTGTTCCCGGCAGTTTTGCTTATCCATGATATTCGTAATTTGAATTATTCAATATTTGTGTCCATATTGTCatgtttggttagttaatttactTTTGAAGAAAGCTAAACAGGAGACTCTTGGGATCTTTGATCTTGCCTTTTCTGGATAGATTTCAACAGGCTTTGCTTATTCTGATCTGGGTTTTCTTGTTTAGGCCaagattctttttttattttttattattgaggTAAGTAATTAATCTTTGGGAGTCCCTGGCTATTCATGATACTTATTTGGATTTGTTTCAAGTTTTGGTGAATAATTCTGATCTGGGTTTCTATCTTTTGGATCTCTAGAGTTGGTTCTACTTTCGTTTGAagccatttcattttcaaatctaTTCTATCACCCTGTTTCATTGTCTATATTTGAACTTGGATTGATAAAAATATGGGATTTTGCTGTTGAAACTTTACATTTTACCTCCaagactcagttttcctttgaACAATCTAAAACCCCAGTGGATTCAATAGAATAGTAGAACAATCTTGATTGATCAAATATAGTTAAAAAGCCATGGATTTAGCTCAGGAAGAACCAGCTGGGGATGGGGAAATGGAGGAATTGGTTAGGGTGTCAACTGCTAAAATTCCTAACGGGGAAAATCATCTCCAGAGAACACATTTTCCTGGTATGGTGAGAAAGAAAGCTTATATTTTTGATGGTCTTGGAAATTATTATAACAAAGAGTGGGATCTTGCTGAAGGTAGTGGCCAAGAGTTTTGTTGGTACCATGTAGAACTTCCAAAAGGGAAACAAAAGCTATCTCAATCTGCACAATACCTTATAGATGTTCTTTGTCCACCACTCAAGCTACAGGACATTCTCTCCCTTGTTAGTAATGGACCATTTTGTGGGCATGTTGATGGAGCTCTCGTCTTTCGGGTTAATTCACCTGGTCCTCCCTCTAGTAACTTTACATTTAGGTTAGCTGCAAGGGTTACTAAGAATTCAGTGATTACCATTTCGTTGGGACGTGTTCCTAGATTAGGTTTCTCACCCGTTGGACAATCTCTCCTCTCAGAGATTCCCAGTATTGAAAGTCCATCTTATCATAGAGGAGAGAGGAATGAAGGGAGTGGGATTGTTATTAGGGAGCATGTTCTCGAGTTCTTATTGACTATGAATCACTCCGAGGAAGCTGATAATCCTGTTCCAAAGTCTGTCTCGAACCTTGTTGTTCACATCATCGATACACACATGGATCACCTACAAGATGTTGTTACTAAACTTGAGATGGAGCTGGATTCTGTGGAGCTTGAACTGGATAGAGGTAAATTTCATCCAAGACAATTTTATGTTAATTTGGTTTATAGCTTTTTTAGTGCTATGGAATGAAATAGTTTTGGATTCCATATATGAAATTCATATAACTGGTTTAAAGATGTTCATTAACACTAAATGAGCTTGCGAATATTTGAACTGAAAATGAAAGTGGCTTTGCTTTCATGAACTTTTAGGCCATTGTACTGTTCAAATACTTAGGATCAATACCGTTTATGTGCATTTTCCTTCAAACCACCCGTCCGAGTTCTTGTAACCTCTTTGTCTCTTTGGGTAATATCCAAAGCATTTAGTATAATTGCATTCGTGAGGATGCTTTTCCAATTACtgcacactttttttttttttcgaagtTGTATGTTTTATTCTGGCAATGAAGTTTCTGTAGATGAAGTTTAATTATTCTGCTTTAACCTCAGGTGGATTTGCTTTAAAAAAAGAGATGCTAGACGATAGACGGTTCCCCAAAATGCATCTAAATTTGCAACGTCTCCTGCAGGTAATTTCTCTTTCCAACTTCGCTTTTAAATGGCCAAGAGAGCGGAAAACAATCAAGTTGCCTGATGGATGGTTAATTCTTACCTTAGACATTTCCTTTGAGGAATTATTTTAACTCAAAACCTCTATTGAAGAGCAATATAAAAGCCAGAAAGGAACCAGGACATTGTTAGGCTGGACTCAATGAAGTCCCTTTAGCATGTCGTAGCTATTAGATTCTAGAGATTTCACATTTTAAGGTTACCAAAAACCTGGTGATAGCTTGTGTTTGTACTGTATTTTTGCTGATTCATCCATGGGGATGTGATTTGGTTGAAACTCccacttattttaaaattacgaGAATTAAACCCTCTTTGCTTTTATCTATTTTCCGAAATGCAGGTGATTGCCCATGGGGAGCAAGTATTTCCTCGAGTGAAGGAAAAATGTTCTTCTAAACATTGGTTTGCAAGTGAAGACATCGGCTCCCTTGAAGAGCTTATTGGACGCTTGAGGAGGCTGAAAGAGAATGTAGGGTTTCTAGCAAATCGTGTGACTGCAATTCAGGCCGGTTTGGATAGCTGGCAGTCTGAGCAAATTAACAGAAAACTCTATTATCTCTCTTTCCTCTCTATAATATTCCTTCCTTTATCCGTCATCACCGGAGGTACCACTTCGATACTTGTTTACCAATACCTCATTATATAAGCTCTTATTTATTGATGTATCTTAGGTAAGCATCATGGAACACTTtgcttttttgtttatttcagtgTTTGGAATGAACGTGGGGGGAGTTCCATGGACTGTGCAAAAGGATCCTGCACTAAAAGATGGTTTCCGCAATGTCATGGGTCTTTGCCTTGCGATGTTGCTTCTGGTATTGCTATGCTTCATTTTCCCTGCCCTTTATTCCCGATTGACTGCCTGGCTTCGGAGGAGGTCTTTGAAAAGAACTTGGTCACATAACCGGAGATCATTCCTCAAGAGAACCATCGGACTTCAAGAAAGAGGCGGTTACCTCAGGAtttgacagagttaaaagaaatTTGTTTCCCGGGTATTTCTGTTTGCTGCTTCATCGATCACATATGCAAAACTGTACTGTTGGATGCACAAATATTGTTTTCAATAGCATCATTTTAAAAATAGGAATACTATGTTTATCACATCCTCCTATTTAGGCTAGTTGTGACGAAGGCGCTTTGTTAGAGGTGAGTCCTATGCTTTCGTCTGTTTTGTTGTATGTTGTATCATTTTTCCTTTTAAAGGTTCAACTGTGCAGGTGGTTCCATTAAAGTTTGACAGTAGAAACATTGCAATCTCGGTTTCAAGGTAGTTGCAACTCACCAACTCTAATCTGTTTGAGTTCTTGTTTATACATTTGATGGTTTTTCGATTATGCTGTTGTTTGCTTTCGAGTCTCAGCTTTAGCTTTTAGTAAGGAATCGGGAAAAGTCGAGTTTATTATGCTCTGGAAACAGGAACTTGTCTGAATTTTTTAATGTACTACTAGAAACTGCTTAGTGAAAGTGTTGAAAATGAGGTGAAATCATGGTCGAATTTACAAGGTTTTGTAGGCTTTAGGTTCGAGTCTCATCGGTGATTTACAATCCAATGTAAGTTCTCACTAAGACCTACGGCATGCTCCCTAAAACGGGATAACTTTCTGTCACCTAAACATTTCATTTTAGAAATTTGTGGCAGATTTTAGTACCGACTTTTGAAGTGAGAAAAATCTCCTGAAGTGTTGCTTGGTATGCATCAAATATGGAGTATTCCAGTAATGTTTTGAGGGCTTAATAAGCAATTACCACATTTACTGTGCAATTTTCCTTTAAAGAAATGTCAGGTAAATGTTTTTTTTCACCATGTTGTAGCTTCATCCATAATTTTCAGTGTCTTAAAAAAAATCAGTCATTGTTGAGAACGTTTAACAAAAGGAAAAGCATCCAATCCCAATAAATTTTCTTGTCACCTTTCTCCTTTTTGGGAAATAATATCTGTATATAAAACTTGAGATATTGTGAACTAAATCACGAGGTTTATGGTGTGTCATAAGAATGTCATGGGATTTTGAAAATGGTTACATCTTTTTTTTGGGCTTTAATTTGGTAACCTTTTTTAGATTAGAGTTCGTATACTCTGAATTTAACAATTACTCATACATTGAgggtagaattttttttcttagtcTTTAAAAGCCCTAAAACTCAAGCCTCGATGTGAGAGCAATTGTCAGTTTAGACCCCAATATGAGaacaattatcaaattcaaagaCTAACTTGACaagaaaaaattcaaaccccaatgTGAAAACATTTGTCTAGTTCAGGCTCTAATGTGGGAACATAACTGTCAAGTTTGTACCTCAAACAATAATTTAACacgttttgaaaaaaatgaatctCAATGGGTACCGTCTTATAAACATGACCAAAGGTTATTAATCATAAATGAAAATGTATTATGTATCTGAATTTaggaatttaaataattataaaatgatattttaaatagaATATGGGTACTAATTTTTAACTTAACCGTCTTATAAACATGACTAGAGTTTattaatcataaatttaaataattataaaatgatattttaaatagaattttgtTACTTAAATAAAAGAATGttactgaaatttttatggaattattatataaaacaagatatttatcaaatatatgtaaaaaaatgattCATAAAAAGTATTAATTTTGCATTAATACAATTGTTATTGTTTTACAATAATATATTAAGTTTAGAAGTTACTTGTTTAAATTATAATCCAACATATACTCATTGCTTGGGATATTTTTCAAATTGATACTAATTTagtaataataatcataaagaaaaaaaatacataagaaAATGGAATTgttgttataaaatttatataacttATGAGATAAATATTGATCTAATggaacaccccctaaccccaaaccgtagCCGGAATAGTGTTAAGAGCATTACTAAACCTATCGGACAACTTACATAAAATACCTATGTTCAACCAATCTAAACACATTTAAATATGCTCAAAACTtgctaaatttacacattttatatattatccaatACTCAATTCTAATTACTTAtcaaatattatcaaataaatcaaGTTCATACTAAATTAGTCAAGTCCTATTATATATCATTACCAAAATCGAAATCTACTTATTTCACTTTTACATTCACCattcaaaatgtcacacataagacaccctaggtacatgccattatcaacaattaacaCGCTTTACCTCgttgaattcgggatcggcctgggatgctgattcgaCATTCTCACtttaacttaacctgcgcacggaaataaaccgtacgctgagtatgggtaTACTTAGTAGTATTTTTATAATCCAaacacttaataaaataaaaatataacaaacacttaaaattatataacaatcataactattcaattatttaattcatCGGATAAATGTTAGGAAGGTATGGTATTTCTACTAAAAGATTCAATTTATTAGTGGTGGAAAATATTGATTTATGCAGTGACTATGAAATGgttatttgaaattttctaaaatgagttctgaaagaaatatatatatcagtcagaggtttcttGATCAAGGATGCAAAGGGATTCTTGAAGCTTAAACAGGGTCATATGATTGTAACTGAGTATGAAGGGAATTTATTTGATTGAATAAGTACATCAGAGGGTATATTCTGATAGAAACTATTACAAGTGGTTTGAAGAtagtttaaatgaagacataaagccGAAGAACATAGAATAAATAGTGGAATATGTGTTGGATATGATTATTTTGATCATTATCTTAGTGATTGCTTGGAGAAGTTGAAAAAGATATTATTCAGAGTTCAAGACCGAGTAATACAGCTGCCAGAGGTAGATTACTTTGTAACTCCGGAAATACGAGTGATAATCGAAGCGTGACAAAGGACTTCATTGAAAAATTTGGAGAATGAACATCAGCCAGGGCATATGTTAATTGTATATAAGGAGATTTATCTCTACTGGATGTTATTACAGGTACTTTCTTCTTTATCAACACtgatatgattattttaaattgatcttgGTTGATCTATTCCTATAACTGCATGAGTTTGGTATCCACTAAAGATTTGCCTGATGAGTTTACTGAATTGAAGCATTAAATTTTCTGGATCAGTATTTATGGGCTGATAAGATCTATATGAACTGTTTGATAATGATACTATTGTTTTCTGATCGATTTGATATTATTACTATTTGATGTGATCCTGAAAATGGAATGGTTAATTCTACATGATGCTATGGTAAATTTTAAGCAAAAGTATAATATATTGCAAAGTCAGGATAATGAAATGTTTTGTTCGGAATCAGAGAAGATTGAATGATTTGTCTTTGTGATATTAATAATATCAACACAGAAATGTGCCAAAAAGGGGTTACAGtacttactttgcttatgtattgaatattaaagtatttaagttaaaatttaagtcAGTGGCAATAGTATGTGAAAAATTTGGATATGTTCCCAGAAGAGTTACTTGAATTACTATTGGTTAAGGAAGTTAAATTTGCTATAGATTTTGTGCTTGAAATGGTGTTGAAAAGTGTATTTGAAATCATAAGTTTTCTGAAACTAGTCGGTTATTACCAGAAATTTGAAAAAAGGGATTTTTGGATGATATAATTCTTATAGAAAGATATGGCATTGGAATGATTTGATAAATGTCAGCCAGGTTTTGATTAGTTGAGAGCTCAGCTAACTGAAGCACTAGTTCTGGTTTAGTCTAAAATCCAATGAAGAAACTTGTAATTTCCAGGGATAGCAGCGTTTTGATACAATAAAGAGAACTAATGGTTTATGCTATAAAAAGTTAGAatcacatgagaagaattatttgATACATGATTTGGAAGTGGTAGCTATTGTCCTTGCATTAGAAAGATCATGATTTGATAAATGATTATCATTCAGGAAAAGCAAATGGAGTTATGTATACTCAGAATTGAAAGTTTTGCTTTGTGTTATGAGTTATGAACACTCAACTGTTATcacttgatgatggttcaattctagttGGGATAAAAGTTAAACTGAGATGATGGTTCACTTCTAGTTGGGATAAAAGTTAAACTGACTTTTCTACGGAAAATCTGCAAAGCTCAGGAATGTGATAATGAGTTATCAGTTATATGGGTATAGAATATAAATGACTATTGATTAAAAACTTCAGATTGGATCTGATGATTGCCTGTTATTTAGAAACAGAAGCTGTACTGAAGAATTTAGAAACTTATACAAAAGATTTTACACGAAATTTATAGTAGTAACATGTCTATGTATTTTGGAAGAAATAAGTTGTACTGTCATTTGAAGCAAATGTGTTGACGGTTTGGAATGAAAAATGATATTCTGAACTTGTACAAGAATGGTAGGATAAAACTGAACATCAGATACTGATACCTTCAGGACTGTTACAGCAATGATGATAtaagaatggaaatgggatagtaTTTCTATGGGTTTGAAATGGAATTATCCCtatcttcgaaaaagaaagatgatatttgAATAATTGTCAAAGGTATGGAGAAGTTTGCATATTTTATTCCGGTATGAATAAGTTTCTTACTTAGTAATTATCTGAAATATGGGTTTCTGATATTGTCAGATTCATGGTAtgtcagtttctattatttcttattGAGATAAATGGTTTACATTCTGATTTTAGAACAAGTATACGAGGTTTTGGGTACGCGATAATAGTTTTCAGTA
Protein-coding sequences here:
- the LOC107886989 gene encoding uncharacterized protein, with the translated sequence MDLAQEEPAGDGEMEELVRVSTAKIPNGENHLQRTHFPGMVRKKAYIFDGLGNYYNKEWDLAEGSGQEFCWYHVELPKGKQKLSQSAQYLIDVLCPPLKLQDILSLVSNGPFCGHVDGALVFRVNSPGPPSSNFTFRLAARVTKNSVITISLGRVPRLGFSPVGQSLLSEIPSIESPSYHRGERNEGSGIVIREHVLEFLLTMNHSEEADNPVPKSVSNLVVHIIDTHMDHLQDVVTKLEMELDSVELELDRGGFALKKEMLDDRRFPKMHLNLQRLLQVIAHGEQVFPRVKEKCSSKHWFASEDIGSLEELIGRLRRLKENVGFLANRVTAIQAGLDSWQSEQINRKLYYLSFLSIIFLPLSVITGVFGMNVGGVPWTVQKDPALKDGFRNVMGLCLAMLLLVLLCFIFPALYSRLTAWLRRRSLKRTWSHNRRSFLKRTIGLQERGGYLRI